The window CTTACGTGAAAGAGTCACTTCATGACCAATCCACTCTTGAGCCCCAGCCTTTTGCCCTACGGGCTTCCGCCCTTCACCGGCATTTCAACGGAGCACTACGCTGAGGCCATAGAAGCAGGCTTGACCACGCATCTGAGTCAAATTGCCACGATCTCGGACAACCCGGAGCCCGCGACGCTGGAGAACACTGCAGTGGCCATGGAGCGGTCGGGACTACTCCTCAACAGGGCTGCGGCAGCGTTCTTCACTCTGGTTTCCGCTGATGCTTCGGACGCCATCAAAGCGCTGGAAATTGAGATTTCACCCAAGCTCTCAGCGCATCAGGACGCTGTATATATGAACCGCGCGCTCTACGAGCGGTTCGCAGCGATCGATGTCGCTACCCTCGACCCCGAGTCCGGTCGCTTGGTGCAGGAGTATCTCAAAGAGTTCCGGCAGTCAGGCATCCAGCTCGATGATGCCGGGCAGACAAGGCTGCGCGAAGTAAACGCGGAGCTCTCACGTTTGGGCACGGAATTTGGCCAACGCGTCAAGGAGGCCATGAAGTCCGCTGCCCTGCTTCTTGACGACGCCGCGGATCTGGCAGGGCTGCCGGCTGAAGCCATCACCGGGGCCGCGGAAGCAGCAAAGTCTGCCGGGCATGAAGGCAAGTACTTACTAACCTTGATCCAGCCCAGCAACCAACCCGCCCTGGCGTTCTTGGAGCACCGGACCATCCGCCGTCGCCTTTACGAGGCGTCCTTGGCACGCGGCACTGATGGCGCCTTGGACGTCCGCGACCTGGTGAAGGCTACTGCCCGGTTACGAGCTGAGAAGGCAGCTCTCCTGGGTTTTGCCAATTTCGCTGAGCTGGTGGTTGACCAGCAAACAGCACCCGGATTCAGCGAGGTGCAAGCGATGCTGGGTCGACTGGCCCCCTCTGCCGTGCGGAATGCCCAATCGGAGGCAGATGCTTTGGCGGAAGCCGCCGGCCACGAACTTGAGCCGTGGGACTGGGCGTACTACTCTGCCCGGGTTCGCAAGGAGAAATTCCAGGTGGATGAGCAGGCAATCCGCCCCTATTTCAGCCTTGAAAATGTACTCAACCATGGTGTCTTCCATGCGGCAACGCAGCTTTACGGGGTGACTTTCCATGAGCGCGAGGACCTTGAAGGCTACCACCCGGACGTCCGGGTCTGGGAAGTACGGAATGAAGACGGCAGCGGACTCGGCCTTTTCCTGGGCGATTACTACACCCGGGAGTCGAAGCGCGGTGGCGCCTGGATGAATTCCCTCATGGAGCAGTCCAGCCTGCTGGGAACCCGGTCCGTAGTGATCAATAACCTCAACATCACCAAACCGGCTCCCGGTGAGCCAACACTGTTGTCGTTGGACGAGGTTCGCACTGTTTTCCATGAGTTCGGCCATGCCCTGCACGGCCTGTTTTCCCATGTCACCTACCCGCGGTTCTCCGGAACGTCCGTGCCGCGGGACTTTGTGGAATACCCGTCCCAGGTCAACGAGATGTGGATCATGTGGCCAGAGGTATTGGCCAACTACGCGCGCCACTACTCCACCGGGGAAGTCCTCCCCCAGGACACCGTGGACAAACTCAACGAGTCCTTGCTGTGGGGAGAAGGATTCGCAACCACGGAATATCTGGGGGCTGCGCTCCTTGACCTCGCATGGCACGTGATTTCCGAGTCGGAGGTGCCGGACGACGTTCTCTCCTTCGAAGCCAAAGCCCTTGCGGACGCAGCCATCGCCCACCCCCTGATCCCACCGAGGTACCGGACGGGCTACTTCCAGCACATCTTCGCCGGCGCAGGCTACGCGGCGGGATACTACTCCTATATCTGGAGCGAGGTGCTTGACGCCGACACCGTGGACTGGTTCACGGAAAACGGTGGCCTGACACGCTCCAACGGAGACCGGTTCAGGTCTGAGCTTCTCTCACGGGGTAACAGCCGCGATCCACTGGAATCCTTCCACGCCTTCCGAGGCCGGGACGCAGAGTTGGAACCCCTCCTTAAGCGGCGGGGGCTGGACTAGAACGACGCCGGGCCGGCCACTTGGAAAGGTGACCGGCCCGACGTCGCACTGCTTTGCTTGTTACCAGCCGCGCTCTGCGAGGCGGTGGGGCTGCGGGATGTCGTCCACGTTGATGCCGACCATTGCTTCGCCGAGGCCACGGGAGACCTTGGCAATAACATCAGGATCGTCGTGGAACGTGGTGGCCTTCACGACGGCGGCGGCCCGCTCAGCCGGGTTGCCGGACTTGAAGATACCCGAACCGACGAACACGCCGTCAGCGCCGAGCTGCATCATCATCGCAGCATCAGCCGGGGTAGCGATGCCACCGGCGGTGAACAACACCACGGGAAGCTTGCCGGTCGCGGCAACTTCCTTGACCAGCTCGTACGGGGCCTGCAACTCTTTGGCCGCAACATACAGCTCATCCTCGGGAAGGGCTGCGAGCTTGGCGATCTCGGAGCGGATCTTGCGCATGTGCCCGGTGGCGTTGGAAACATCACCGGTACCGGCTTCGCCCTTGGAACGGATCATCGCCGCACCCTCGTTGATGCGGCGCAGGGCTTCACCGAGGTTGGTGGCACCACAGACGAACGGGACAGTGAAGTTCCACTTGTCGATGTGGTTGATGTAATCGGCCGGGGTCAAGACCTCGGACTCGTCAATGTAGTCAACACCGAGGGACTGCAGCACCTGGGCTTCGACGAAGTGGCCGATGCGGGCCTTGGCCATGACCGGGATGGACACGGCAGCGATGATCGCATCGATCATGTCCGGATCGGACATGCGGGACACGCCACCCTGGGCGCGGATATCGGCAGGCACACGCTCGAGCGCCATGACAGCGACAGCACCGGCATCCTCAGCGATGCGGGCCTGCTCGACGTTAACGACGTCCATGATGACGCCGCCCTTGAGCATCTCCGCCATGCCCCGCTTAACACGGCTGCTGCCCGTGACGCTGTTCGCGGACGAACCGGCTTCGTTGCTTACATCTGGTGTAGACACAAAAACCCCTATGGGTAGATAAACGACCTTCATGCCGGAGGCGCGCGCAGCCACACGACCGCAATCAGCGCACACCGGGTTTCAGGTCAAGGTGACCAAGTACTAGTAATAGTAGTCGCACCTTGCGTGCCGACAGTACATTCGTTACTGCCGTGAGGGGCAACAAAACGGCCTGTGGTAGGTCAGGTGCACAACTGCGGCGGTGCGACTTTGGTCGGTTGCCAGTTCCCCCGGATAGCGATATTTCCTAGGCGTTAAGCCGCGGGTGTCCCGTCAGCTTCGGCCATGGCCTGCCGCCTTACGGCAGACATCCGCTGGACGATGGTGATGACACTCGCCAGCGCAAGCAGGATGAGGGTTACGAACAACGCCACCGGC is drawn from Arthrobacter sp. 31Y and contains these coding sequences:
- a CDS encoding M3 family metallopeptidase — encoded protein: MTNPLLSPSLLPYGLPPFTGISTEHYAEAIEAGLTTHLSQIATISDNPEPATLENTAVAMERSGLLLNRAAAAFFTLVSADASDAIKALEIEISPKLSAHQDAVYMNRALYERFAAIDVATLDPESGRLVQEYLKEFRQSGIQLDDAGQTRLREVNAELSRLGTEFGQRVKEAMKSAALLLDDAADLAGLPAEAITGAAEAAKSAGHEGKYLLTLIQPSNQPALAFLEHRTIRRRLYEASLARGTDGALDVRDLVKATARLRAEKAALLGFANFAELVVDQQTAPGFSEVQAMLGRLAPSAVRNAQSEADALAEAAGHELEPWDWAYYSARVRKEKFQVDEQAIRPYFSLENVLNHGVFHAATQLYGVTFHEREDLEGYHPDVRVWEVRNEDGSGLGLFLGDYYTRESKRGGAWMNSLMEQSSLLGTRSVVINNLNITKPAPGEPTLLSLDEVRTVFHEFGHALHGLFSHVTYPRFSGTSVPRDFVEYPSQVNEMWIMWPEVLANYARHYSTGEVLPQDTVDKLNESLLWGEGFATTEYLGAALLDLAWHVISESEVPDDVLSFEAKALADAAIAHPLIPPRYRTGYFQHIFAGAGYAAGYYSYIWSEVLDADTVDWFTENGGLTRSNGDRFRSELLSRGNSRDPLESFHAFRGRDAELEPLLKRRGLD
- the pdxS gene encoding pyridoxal 5'-phosphate synthase lyase subunit PdxS → MSTPDVSNEAGSSANSVTGSSRVKRGMAEMLKGGVIMDVVNVEQARIAEDAGAVAVMALERVPADIRAQGGVSRMSDPDMIDAIIAAVSIPVMAKARIGHFVEAQVLQSLGVDYIDESEVLTPADYINHIDKWNFTVPFVCGATNLGEALRRINEGAAMIRSKGEAGTGDVSNATGHMRKIRSEIAKLAALPEDELYVAAKELQAPYELVKEVAATGKLPVVLFTAGGIATPADAAMMMQLGADGVFVGSGIFKSGNPAERAAAVVKATTFHDDPDVIAKVSRGLGEAMVGINVDDIPQPHRLAERGW